CGTCGAGGAGGTCTGGCGCGACGGCTGGGACGACGACGTGGGCACCACGCCGCCGCGGCCGGTGACCGCCGCCGCGGTGCGGGCCGCCCGGACCCACGACGTCGACAGACTGGTCGTCCACTACATGCAACCCCACTTCCCGTCGCTGGCGGACGAGCGCGACGACGGCATCGCGCTCGACGACTTCGGGGAGGAGTCGCTCTCGGTCTGGGAGGACCTCCGGTTCGGCAAGCGGACCGTCGAGGAGGTCTGGGAGGCCTACCGCACGAACCTCGAGATCGTCCTCGAGGACGTCGGGCTCCTGCTCGCGAACGTCGACGCGGACCGGACCGTCATCACGGCGGACCACGGCAACGCAGTCGGCGAGAAGGGGCTCTACGGTCACGCCGCCGGGATCGCGCTGCCGGAGCTCCGGACCGTTCCGTGGGCGGTGACGACGGCGAACGACGGCGGCGAGTACGACCCAGTGGCGGCGGGTGAGCTCGTGGACGGCGACGGGGCGGTCGACGCCGACGTCGCGAGCCGTCTCGAACAGCTCGGCTACCGCTGAGTGCCCGGCCGCAGTCAGACCCCTTTCGTCCGGAGCTTCAGAATGCCGATAGCGGCCGCGCCGACCGAGGTCGTGAAGAAGAACCCCCCGACGCGGGAGATGGCGACCGCGGCCGTGATGGTCGGGGCGACGACCGTCGTCGTGGCCACGAGGAGGGTGATCTGCAGGGTCTCGACGCCGCCGAGCCCGCCGGGCGTGGGGAGAGCGCCGGCGAACGCGCCCAGGGTGACCACGAACAGCGGGATGTACGGCGGGATGACGATGCCCAGCGCCCAGAACGCGAACCAGAGGCCGGCCGCCTGAAGCGCCCACCCCGAGGCCGACAGCACGACCGCGATGACGAGCCGTCGGCGGTCCGTCGCGATGCGCTCGATGCCCACGAAGAACTCCTCGACCATCCGCTCGATCGCCGCCCGGCCCGGCAGCGAGACCTTCGGGAGCACCCGGTCGACGAACCGCAGCGGCGGGACGAGGACGCCGACCAGTCGCCGCTCCAGCGCCTCGCGCTTGCGCCACACGAGCCCGCCGAGCACCGGCAGGGCCACCGCCAGCAGGAGCAGTCCGGCGGCCAGATACTGGATTTGCTGGACGAGGACCGCCTGGACCGCGTAGTAGCCGAGACCGACCAGCGCGAACAGCAGCGACGGGACGACGTTGATGGTGTCGAAACTCGTCATCGCCGCCAGCGCTCGCTCGAACTCCGCGTCGCTCGTCTCGGTGACCAGCCACGCCGCGATGGGCTCGCCACCGGCCTGCCCGAACGGGGAGATGTGGTTCGCGAAGGCCGCGCCGGCGTGGACGAGCACCGCGTCGACGATCGAGATCTCGACACCGACCGCCGCGAGGATAACTCGCAACGAGACCCCCCAGAGACAGAGCCACGCGAAGATGGCCAGCGGGACCAGCACGACGCGGGCGGGGTTGGCCCTGCGGAGCGCGTCGAGTATCTCGCCGGTCCCGACGAGGTACGCGAGCGCCAGCAACACGGCGGCCGCGATGGCGAACCCGACCAGCGTCGCGGCGGCGTTGCGAACGTTCACACCGTATCTTGGCTCGAAAGGTGGCTTCAACCCTCCGGAACTTGTCCGTCGCTGGTCGGCACGCCCCTGGTCGGGGGGATGCCGACGCGTGCTGTCCCAACAACGCCACGATTAACTCATCGTTGACACGATACGCCGCCATGGGCCAGCGATACCTCGTCCTCGGTGACCACCACGGGGACACCGAGTCGCTCCGCCGAGTCCGCGACGATATCGAGGGTGAGACGTTCGACTTCGTCGTACACGTCGGCGACGTCACCGACGCGATGCGGGCGGGCCGGGAGACGGCCGTCCGGCAGCTCCGCGAGGTCGAACCACTGCTCGATGCTATCGCGTCCCACGCCCGCCACGGCCTCATCTGGGTGTGGGGCAACCGCGACCACTTCGGCGACCTCGACGCCGACCTCGACGTCGGGACCGAGGCCCCGTCCGAGGGCTGCGTGACCGTCGGCGGCCAGCGGTTCACGAACGACCTCGACGCGGTGGCGTCCGACGTGGTCCTCGTGACCCACATGGAGACGTGGCGGCTGCTCGACCACTTCGAGGGCAGGGCGCACTTCTGCGGGAACACCCACCTCGGACGGCTGAAAGGTCGTCGGGTCAACTCCGCGTTCCTCCAGTACACCCATCGGGAGACCGGCGAGCAGTCCTTCGGCGGCTACTTCGTGGTCGACGTGACCGACGAACCACCGTTCGACGTGGAGGTGCACGAGGTGGGGACGCTGAACCGGTTCGACTGCCCTGCCCACGGCGAGCGCGGCGTCCAGTACCACGCCGCGTTCGACGGCTGCATGTACTGTGCCGAGTCGGACATCCTCATGCGCGAGATGGCGGCGTCGGCGTTCTACGGGCTCACGGACGGAACGGACCGGGAGGCGGTGCGTGAGGAGGCGCTGGTGTCGTACGCGGTCGAGCTGTGGGAGGACCCGCCACGGGGATTCCGGTCGGCGTTCGCGGACTACATCGAGGGTATCGACGGCGACCGCTACGCGCCACTGGACCGGGCCGACGATGGGCTACTCGCGGTCGCCGAGCGGAGCTACGCCTACTGAGGGCGGCGGCGGCCCGACTCACCGGAACTGCTCACGGGCCTGCCAGAACGCCACAACCGTCGTCAGCACCAGCAGGAGGAGCAACGGGATGGGGTGGAACGACGTGAACGCTCCGGGCGAGAGGAGCAGGTAGACGATTAGCACGACGGCCACGATGCCACTCACGAGTAAGGCGACTCCCCGGATGCGGTCTGTGGGGCCGGGCGACATCCTGACAGCAGTATCGTAGGCGAGCCGGAAAGGCAGTCCCTGCCTACCACACTTCTAGGGGGCGGCTGGCCCGGGTTACCGCCAGCCGAACGCGGCGGGTGCGTCACGGAACCGCTGTCCGTCGTACCGGAGCGACGCCCAGCCCCGCTCTCGTGCACCGTCGACGTCCGCGTCGGAGTCACCGACCATCCCGAACGCATCCGCCGTGACGGCCGACTCCGCGGCCTCGAAGGGTGCGGGCTCGGGCTTGTGTGCGCCGACTTCGTAGGACGTGACGACGGCGTCGAAGTGCCGGTCGAGGTCGTTCGCCGCGAGCTTCTCGCGCTGCCAGCCGGGCATCCCGTTGGTGAGCACACCCAGCTGGTAGCGTTCACCCAGCGCGGCGAGGTCTGCGTGGGTCCCGTCGGGGACTCGGCCGTACTCGGCCTCGAGTTCGAGCAGTTTCGTCGCGAGCGTCTCGTCCTCGTCGCTGACCGTGGCGAACGCTCGACGGACCGGGTCCGGTTCGCAGGCCTGGAACGCCTCGAAGAACGCCTCGTCGTAGCTCGTCAGCCACTCGTCGCGGCACTCGCCGTGGACCGACCGGAAGGTCTCCGCGAGGATCTCACCGTAGCCCCGCTCCTGCTCGAGGAGGGTGCCGTCCAGGTCGAAGTAGATCGCTCGTTTCACAGCGACGGTCCGCACAGATGGACAATAAACAGTCCGGATTCCGGCACGTTGGCGACGGAGCAGTGGGCCGTCCGAGGACGGACGTTCGGTCTGTCAGCGGCGTTCGATGAGCGCCTCGTCGGGGTCGCCGATGCGGACCGCCTCCACCTCCGCGTGGTACTCGACGGCCTCCGTCAGCTTGCCCGCGTTCTCCGCGTAGATGGTGAACAGTTCGTCCTCGGCCGCGACCTGGTCGCCCTCCCGACAGTGGAGTCGGATGCCGGCACCCGGGTCCCGGGGGGCACCCGCCCGTCTGGCGACCTCGCTGATATGACGGTTCTGGATGGTCATCACGAGCCCGTCCCGACCGGCGGTGACAACGTGACGTCGCCCACCGGGCGACAGGTCCTCGCGTTCGACCTCCGGGTCGCCACCCTGTGCGGCGACGATCTCCTGGAACTTCGACCGTGCGGCCCCGGAGTCCAGCAGTTCGGCCGCATCGGCGTCGACGTCACAGAGGTCGAACAGGATGTCGGCGAGTCTGACGCTCTTGAGTCGGAGTTCGAGCGGGCCGTCGCCGTCGAGCACGGCCAGAACGTCGCGCGCCTCCAGAATCGGCCCGATGCCCTGGCCGATGGGTTGGCCGCCACGGGTGATGGTGCACGCGATGTCGATGTCGAGATGCTCCGCGACGAGGCGGAAGTCGTCGGCGAGTTCGCGGGCACCGACCAGACTGGTGACCTTCGCGTGCTCCCCGTACGGGATGTCGATGAGCACCCGGTTCGAGCCGGCGCTCTTCTTCTTCGAGAGCACCGACGCGATGATCTGTCCGGGTGGGTCCACCGAGAGCGGGTTCTCCGCGCGGATGATCTTGTCGTCGACCGGCGACAGGTCGACGCCGCCGCCCCACACCAGGCAGCCGCCGGTCTCCTCGACGATGGCCCGCATCTCGTCCGTGGTGAACTCCACGTCGCAGAACACAGCCATCGTGTCGGCGGTGCCGGCGGGCGAGGTGATCGCCCGCGAGGAGGTCTTCGGGACGGTCACACCAGCGGCCGCGACGATGGGGACCATGATGGGCGTGACCCGGTTGCCCGCCACGCCGCCGATGGAGTGCTTGTCGGCGACGACGTCCTCCGACCAGACGATGCGCTCGCCGACCGCCGTCATCGCCTCTGTGAGATGACGGGTCTCCTCGTGGGAGAGGCCGTTCGCGTGGAGCCCGGAGACGTATGCGCCGAGTTCCACGTCCGTCAGCCGGTTCCGGTTGATGTCGTGGACGATCTGCTCGATGTCGGGGCGCTCCAGCTCGTGGTCCTCGAGCTTCGACCGGATATGGGCGACCGAGCGGGGTTTCGGAGCGAGTGAGACGCTGACCGGCCCGGTGACGTGACCCAGCCGGCTCGTCACCGCCAGCATCCCCTCCTCGACGAGTTCGGTCGTCGTCTCGACCACGCCCGTGTACGTCCGTCCGTTCCGGTCGATTCGGATGCGGTCGAGCGGATGCGCGCCCAGCTCCTCGGCGTCGGCGGTGTGGAGGATGACCGTCGGGGTCGGGGTCGCGATGTCGATCTCACGCGCGGTGAGCTCCATACCCGAGAGAGGCCCGATGCGGTAAAGAAAGGTGGGGGCCACCGTCGCGGGGGTGTGACACCAGGCGGTCCCTCGACGATATCCCGGGGAGTATCGGTGCGTTTTCCCGTTTGGTGCCCACAAAATACGGTCGTACGTTTACAACCGACTCCACGTAACAGACCGATACTACCCGATGACGGCCCTCCCATCCTGGATAGACGACCGGATCGACCACGACTTCACCAAGAAGCTCACGCAGGAGCACGTGGTCGAGACGATGCTCCACGCCGACAGACCGTTCTTCTCCGCCTCGCAGATCCGCGCCCGCGTCACACCCGAGGTCAGCAAGGAGACGGTCCGCAACCGACTCAACGAGCTCCGCGAACTGGATGTCGTGGCGACGGAGGCGTATCCCGACACCATCACGCTGTACTACATCAAGCACCCCGAGTCCGCGTGGCCGGTCTCACCCGAGGGACGGCAGGCGCTCGCCCACGAGACGCCCCTCGATACCCTCTCCGTGACCGACTTCGTCCGTCTGCGCAACCCCGCCGGTATCAGGACGCTCGTCCTCGCGGGGTTCCAGCTGAGCCTCGTGCTGTTCTCGCTCGGCGCGGTGACCGCCGCACTCTCCGTCGACATCGCCATCGGGAGCAGCATCAGGCTCTGGGCGGCCGCAGGGAACCTCTTCCTCGTCTGTCTCGTGTTGCTGTTCGCAGAACGCATCGCCCGCCAGCTCAGAGGCGACGGACTGGGTGCGCTCGCACCCTGGTCGAATCGACCGGGGGATGATCGACGGTGAAGCGTCCCACCCGACCACCCACGGAGGACGACGACGAGAGCCCGAGCGGCTACGAGGAGTCCGAACCCGGACCCAGCCTCCTGACGGAACGGACGCTGACCGGTATCTTCCTCCACCCGCTCGGTCTGGTCTCGGGGGTGGCACTGCCAGGGATCGTCTACCTGACGACCGACCACCCGTTCACCCGTGAGAACGCCCGGAACGTACTGAACTGGCATCTCTGCTACATGTCCGTGCTGGCCGGGGTGCTGTTCGGCTTCGGACTCACGTTCGTCGTGGACGCGATACTGCCGGACTTCTCGCCGTTCGACTGGGTGGTCCTCGCCATCCTCCTGCTGGTGGTCCTCGGCGTCTTCGTCCTGGCCATTCTGACGCTGTTGACGATGGTCTTCTCGGTCGTCGGCATGGCGAAGGCGATCTTCGGGACCGCGTGGGAGTACCCACTCGCGCCCGACCTGCTCGCGTGGGGGCGTGAGCTGACCAGCTGACCGTTCGGACGGAACCGCATGAGGGGACCGGTTTGGTGGCCACCAAACGGTCGTTGACGGGTGTCGATTCGCGTTCGGTGCCCGCCAAATCTGCTCCCGCTTTTACCCACCCATCGACACTGGGTCCAGACACGATGGCAGACCGACCGAACTGGTCCCGACCGCAGCGTGCCGACGAACGAACGACAGCCACCCGCCGCCGGTTCCTCGGTGGCGGTGTCGCCGCGGCCGCCCTCTCCCTCGCGGGCTGTCTCGACGACACCCTAGCGGGCGCTCATACCGACGATGACGAGACCGAGAACACGGAACAGACGACCACGAACCCGACGGACAGCCTGCGAAACGTCATCGGTGAGTACATCGACGCGGCGGCCGCGGGGGACATGGACGCACTCGCCGCGGTCACCCACGGCGAGAGCCTCCTCCACCCCGATCAGTGGAGCGACACCGACTGGGAGTTCGACACCGAGCTGTACAGGGCCGTCGACGACTTCGAGCTCCAGCAGGTGACCAGAGACGTCTCCATCGAGTTCCTGCTGGAGTTCCACGCCGTCGACGTCTGGTTCGACGAGGAGCAACTCGGGACCCGCATCGGGCCCGCCGACATCGCGGTGGTCGACCTCGGTTCGGATCCCCTGACCGAGGCAGAGCGGGACAGCTGGATCCTCGTGACCGAGGACGGCGAGTGGCGGGTGTTCTTCGTCGGCGATGGCCGGCGAGCGACCGAGGACCCGCGAGCGTCGTTCGAACCGGAGATCCTCGACACAGAGGGCGACGTCGTCGACACAGTCACGTGGGACGTCGAGCCGGGCTCCACGGCCGGAGAGGCGGCAGCGGGCCGCATCCGCGTGCGGGTCGCACTCACGGATTCGCCGGGTGTCGACGCCGACACCGTCCGCATCGAGACGACGGTCGCCGACACGGAGCTCGAGTTCTACACCGAGAAGGACGGGGCGATAACCACCAGCTGGGCGGGGAACACCGGCACCATCGGCGCGAACGCCACCGGCGACCAGCTGGTCGTGACTGCGGTCGACGGCGAGACCGAGACAGTCGTCCATCGGGAGCACTACGAGCCCGGGAACGACGATGACGCCTGATCTGAGTATCACGGCCGCGGGACGGAAGCTCGGCTTGGTCCGGGGTGGATTCGCCATCCTGCTCGTGGGCTGTGCCGTACTCGGGTACGGAGCCTACGACTACCAGCAGCAGTCCGACGCGCTACAGGGGGCGACCACGGTGAACGCCACCGTCACCGAGACCGGCATCGAACAACTCCCCCAGCGCCGCGGCAGTCCCGACTACCGCCCGACCGTGACCTACGAGTACCGGTACGAGGGGACGTCCTACACGTCCCACAACGTCTACCCCGGTTCGGCCGGCCCGAGGTTCGAGACACGGTCCGACGCCGAAGCCGAGCTCGGGGCATACGAGAACGGCTCCGTCGTGACCGCGTACGTCCAGCCAGACGCCCCGGGGGAGTCGTATCTCGCCCAGCAGCGGACGGACGCGCCGCTGAAACTGGTCGGTATGGGCGGGCTGTTCGTCCTCGTCGGACTCGGCTCGGTGCTCAAGTCGTTCCTCGGAGGCTGAGGCGGGCGTCGACTGCTGGTTGCCAAACCGTTTTCCGCCGCAATCCCCGAATACCGTCGTGAAACTCTCCATCGTCGACCTGTCGCCGGTCCCCGACGGCGGGACGGCCACCGACGCCTACGCGAACACCGTCGAGGCGGCGAAACAGGCGGAACGACTGGGGTACGAACGGTTCTGGGTCGCAGAACACCACGGGATGGCGGAGCGGCTCGCCGGGACGACACCGGAGGTGCTGCTCGGGCACCTCGCCGCCGAGACGGACAGCATCGGACTCGGCTCCGGGGCCGTCCTGCTGAACCACTACAGCCCGTACAAGGTCGCGGAGGTGTTCGGTGCGCTCGACGGGCTCGCCCCGGGGCGCATCGACGCTGGGCTCGGCAGGGCGAACGGCTCTCCCGCGAGCGACCGGGCCCTCGGGACGGAGCGGTACAGCGAGGACCCCGACGGCGACCACCGCGAACGCGTCGAGGCCGTGGTGAACCACCTCTACGACGACTATCCCGAGGGACACGAGTACGCCGACCTGTCCGTCCCGGGCTCCAGCGCGGAGCCACCGGAGCCGTGGCTCCTCGGGTCCAGCCCGTCGAGCGCCGAGCTCGCAGCCGAACTCGGGCTCCCGTACTGCTTCGCCGGGTTCATCCGCCCGCAGTGGGCCGAACACGCCTTCGAGACGTACCGCGAGGAGTTCCAGTCCGGGGCGCTCGCCGCCGGCGTCGACGAGCCGACCGGGATGGTCGCGGTGAACGCGGTCTGTGCGGAGACCGACCAGGCGGCGGCCCGACTGCGGGCGGTCGCGGAGGCGTCGTACCAGCGGCTCCGTCGCGGCGAGCTCGGGTCGACGCCGTCCGTCGACGAGGCCATCGAGGAGCTCGGCGGCGTCCCCGACCCGACCCCGGAGACGCTCGACGACGACGAGTGGCCCCGGGCCGTCTCCGGGAGTCCCGAGACCATCGAGAGCCTGCTCGAGCAGTTCGCGGACCGCGTCGGCGTCGACGAGGTGATGATCCAGCACGTGGTCGCCGACCACGACGACGGACTGCGGTCGCACGAGCTGCTGGCGGACGCGGTGGGCCTCGACCCGCGCTGAACCAGCCGGCCCACCGGAACTTCTTTCGTCGGAGCGTTCCATCGGGCGTCCGTGAACGAGGACGACGGCGGTTCGGGCGCGGACGGCGTTCCCGTCCCGGGGATGACACGGCGTCGGGTCGTCCGCACGCTCTTCCTCGTCGTCTTCCTCGACCTGCTCGGGTTCGGCATCCTCATCCCGGTCATCCCGCTCTACGCGAGGTTCTTCGGCGCGAACGAGTTCGTCGGGAGCCTGCTCATCGCGACGTACTCGCTGTTCCAGTTCGTGGGCGCGCCAGTCCCCGGCCGGCTCTCCGACGAACGGGGGCGACGACCCGTACTCCTGCTGTCCCTCAGCGGAAGCGTGATCGCGTGGACGCTGTTCGGGCTGGCGGGCGAGCTCGGGAGCGGATCGAATCGACGGCCGACGACTAGAGCAACGGCGTCGCCTCGGCCCAGAGGGATTCGAACTCCCGCTCGAACGCCTCCACGACCGCCGGATCGGTGACGCCGACGACCCCGAGCCTGTCACCCGGGTCCCGTGGGTGGGGGAGGTCGACCGTCGCCAGCTCCCCGTCGACGACGTCGAACGAGACGGGAACCGTGTGCGTGGCCCGGATCTCGAACGTTCCAGGCGCGGCCTCGACGAGGTCGGGGAAGCTGTCGGGGAGCACCTCGAGGACACTCCCGGCGAGGACGAGCGAGACCGAGACACCGTCCGTCGTGTTGTCGAGGAACGCCGCGACTTCCGTCCGGAGGGTCTCCCAGGAAGCGCCCTCGTACGGAGGCCCGACGGTCGCCAGGACCGACTCGGTGGCGGTTCGGGTGTGCTCCTGCATGGCGGTCTGCATCTCCTCGCCGCCGAGCGACCCGAGCCAGACGCTCGCGTCCGCCGGTGCCGAGGGGAGGAGGTTCGACCGGACCGACCGGGCGACTCCCCGATACCGCCGCCACTCGTCGGCGAGTTCGCGCGACCGCTCCGCGAGCAGCCTGTCGACCGCGATGTCGGGGTCGACCGCCCGGTAGCGCGTCGGCTCCGTGGGCTGGGTCCCGACCAGCCCGCGCGATTCGAGGCCGTTGAGCACGTCGTAGATACGGCCCCGCGGGACGTCGCTGGCGGTCGAGAGGTCGGCGGCCGTCGTCGCGCCGGTCACGAGCAGGGCCCGGTACACCTGCTCCTCGTAGCTCGACAGGCCCAGTTCTCCGAGCTCCGTCATCACCAGGGCCTTCTCGGGTCTCCGACAAAAATGGTCGGAGGTCCGGCGGTCGTGACCGTGCCGAGGAGCCTGCAACGAACTGCAAGTGGCAGGGGATTCGGGAACAGTGATACGAACCGCGGTGCGAACGACGGGCATGCATCCGTACCTGTTGCTCGCCGCCGCGATCGGCTCCGAACTCGTCGGGACGACCGCACTCAAGCTCTCCGACGGGTTTTCGAAGCCGGTCCCGAGCGTGGTCGTGGTCGTCGGCTACGGCGTGGCGTTCTACCTGGTGTCGCTGACGCTGGAGGAGCTCCCCATCGGCGTCGTCTACGGGACCTGGGCGGCGCTGGGCATCGTCGGTGTGGCCGCAATCGGCGTCGTCGTGTTCGACGAACCGATCGACCTCGCGGGCGGTCTCGGTATCCTGTGCATCCTCGTCGGCGTCTACGCGGTCAACGTCGTCTCCGAGATGTCCGCGCACTGAAGGTGCCAGCCGGAGGGACGTCGGCTCCGGTCGGGGGGCTCGCTTCAGTCGTCGTCGGAGGCGTCCCCATCTGCCTCGTCGAGCAGGAGCATCGCCCCGCCGAGGAGGGCGACGTTCTTGCAGAAGTTCACCTTGTTCGCCTGTCGTTCCTGGCCCTCCATCGTCCAGAAGTCGTGGATGACCGGCGTCGTCCCGAGGAAAAAGAGGATGACGGCACCGACGGACGCACGCGGGAACCGCCAGAGGAGGATCCCGACGTTGGCGACGAGCAGCATCCCGGTGACGACCGGCACGGCCACGTCCGCCATCGGGAGGCCCTTCGCCTCGGCGATATCGACCCGCTTGTCGTTGTTGCGGAAGCCGTCGATGGCCATGTAGACGAGGGTCGCACTGAACAGGGTCCGGCCGAGTCTGGACGGCGCGTCGGCCATGTTCAGACCACCTCGAGCCGGCTGACGTTGGCGCTCACGCGGCCGACGGTCTCGTACTCGCCGCCCTCGCTCCGACGCATGATCCGCCCCTCGACGTCGTCACGCTGGTCGGGGACGTCGAACAGCCCCGAACCACAGATGACGTCGCCGTCGTGCACCGCCCACGTCTCGACGACCTCGTGTGGTTCACCGGGATACGACACCCGTTCGAGGTCGCGACAGAAGTTCGTCGACTCGAACAGCGCCACCCCGTGTTCGTCGTTCACCCATGCCGGTGGTGCCTCCTCGCCGCCCCCGAAGAAGACGGTGCCCTCGTGGACGAACACGCAGCGGATGTAGGAGTAGTCGTTCCCGCGGTCGATGCGGGTCCACGAGTCGCCGGCGTCGACGGTGCGCCAGAGTCCGCCCTCCCCGACCGCGTGGCCGAGACCGAGGTTCTCCAGGTCGTGGTCGAGGTAGCCCGTCGTCGCCAACCACACGTCCTCGGA
The nucleotide sequence above comes from Haloarchaeobius salinus. Encoded proteins:
- a CDS encoding LLM class flavin-dependent oxidoreductase — its product is MKLSIVDLSPVPDGGTATDAYANTVEAAKQAERLGYERFWVAEHHGMAERLAGTTPEVLLGHLAAETDSIGLGSGAVLLNHYSPYKVAEVFGALDGLAPGRIDAGLGRANGSPASDRALGTERYSEDPDGDHRERVEAVVNHLYDDYPEGHEYADLSVPGSSAEPPEPWLLGSSPSSAELAAELGLPYCFAGFIRPQWAEHAFETYREEFQSGALAAGVDEPTGMVAVNAVCAETDQAAARLRAVAEASYQRLRRGELGSTPSVDEAIEELGGVPDPTPETLDDDEWPRAVSGSPETIESLLEQFADRVGVDEVMIQHVVADHDDGLRSHELLADAVGLDPR
- a CDS encoding DUF3592 domain-containing protein, producing MTPDLSITAAGRKLGLVRGGFAILLVGCAVLGYGAYDYQQQSDALQGATTVNATVTETGIEQLPQRRGSPDYRPTVTYEYRYEGTSYTSHNVYPGSAGPRFETRSDAEAELGAYENGSVVTAYVQPDAPGESYLAQQRTDAPLKLVGMGGLFVLVGLGSVLKSFLGG
- a CDS encoding lysylphosphatidylglycerol synthase transmembrane domain-containing protein; this encodes MNVRNAAATLVGFAIAAAVLLALAYLVGTGEILDALRRANPARVVLVPLAIFAWLCLWGVSLRVILAAVGVEISIVDAVLVHAGAAFANHISPFGQAGGEPIAAWLVTETSDAEFERALAAMTSFDTINVVPSLLFALVGLGYYAVQAVLVQQIQYLAAGLLLLAVALPVLGGLVWRKREALERRLVGVLVPPLRFVDRVLPKVSLPGRAAIERMVEEFFVGIERIATDRRRLVIAVVLSASGWALQAAGLWFAFWALGIVIPPYIPLFVVTLGAFAGALPTPGGLGGVETLQITLLVATTTVVAPTITAAVAISRVGGFFFTTSVGAAAIGILKLRTKGV
- a CDS encoding HAD family hydrolase; its protein translation is MKRAIYFDLDGTLLEQERGYGEILAETFRSVHGECRDEWLTSYDEAFFEAFQACEPDPVRRAFATVSDEDETLATKLLELEAEYGRVPDGTHADLAALGERYQLGVLTNGMPGWQREKLAANDLDRHFDAVVTSYEVGAHKPEPAPFEAAESAVTADAFGMVGDSDADVDGARERGWASLRYDGQRFRDAPAAFGWR
- a CDS encoding DUF4870 domain-containing protein, with the translated sequence MKRPTRPPTEDDDESPSGYEESEPGPSLLTERTLTGIFLHPLGLVSGVALPGIVYLTTDHPFTRENARNVLNWHLCYMSVLAGVLFGFGLTFVVDAILPDFSPFDWVVLAILLLVVLGVFVLAILTLLTMVFSVVGMAKAIFGTAWEYPLAPDLLAWGRELTS
- a CDS encoding metallophosphoesterase translates to MGQRYLVLGDHHGDTESLRRVRDDIEGETFDFVVHVGDVTDAMRAGRETAVRQLREVEPLLDAIASHARHGLIWVWGNRDHFGDLDADLDVGTEAPSEGCVTVGGQRFTNDLDAVASDVVLVTHMETWRLLDHFEGRAHFCGNTHLGRLKGRRVNSAFLQYTHRETGEQSFGGYFVVDVTDEPPFDVEVHEVGTLNRFDCPAHGERGVQYHAAFDGCMYCAESDILMREMAASAFYGLTDGTDREAVREEALVSYAVELWEDPPRGFRSAFADYIEGIDGDRYAPLDRADDGLLAVAERSYAY
- a CDS encoding DMT family transporter, whose translation is MHPYLLLAAAIGSELVGTTALKLSDGFSKPVPSVVVVVGYGVAFYLVSLTLEELPIGVVYGTWAALGIVGVAAIGVVVFDEPIDLAGGLGILCILVGVYAVNVVSEMSAH
- a CDS encoding DoxX family protein yields the protein MADAPSRLGRTLFSATLVYMAIDGFRNNDKRVDIAEAKGLPMADVAVPVVTGMLLVANVGILLWRFPRASVGAVILFFLGTTPVIHDFWTMEGQERQANKVNFCKNVALLGGAMLLLDEADGDASDDD
- a CDS encoding AMP phosphorylase gives rise to the protein MELTAREIDIATPTPTVILHTADAEELGAHPLDRIRIDRNGRTYTGVVETTTELVEEGMLAVTSRLGHVTGPVSVSLAPKPRSVAHIRSKLEDHELERPDIEQIVHDINRNRLTDVELGAYVSGLHANGLSHEETRHLTEAMTAVGERIVWSEDVVADKHSIGGVAGNRVTPIMVPIVAAAGVTVPKTSSRAITSPAGTADTMAVFCDVEFTTDEMRAIVEETGGCLVWGGGVDLSPVDDKIIRAENPLSVDPPGQIIASVLSKKKSAGSNRVLIDIPYGEHAKVTSLVGARELADDFRLVAEHLDIDIACTITRGGQPIGQGIGPILEARDVLAVLDGDGPLELRLKSVRLADILFDLCDVDADAAELLDSGAARSKFQEIVAAQGGDPEVEREDLSPGGRRHVVTAGRDGLVMTIQNRHISEVARRAGAPRDPGAGIRLHCREGDQVAAEDELFTIYAENAGKLTEAVEYHAEVEAVRIGDPDEALIERR
- a CDS encoding TrmB family transcriptional regulator, with the translated sequence MTELGELGLSSYEEQVYRALLVTGATTAADLSTASDVPRGRIYDVLNGLESRGLVGTQPTEPTRYRAVDPDIAVDRLLAERSRELADEWRRYRGVARSVRSNLLPSAPADASVWLGSLGGEEMQTAMQEHTRTATESVLATVGPPYEGASWETLRTEVAAFLDNTTDGVSVSLVLAGSVLEVLPDSFPDLVEAAPGTFEIRATHTVPVSFDVVDGELATVDLPHPRDPGDRLGVVGVTDPAVVEAFEREFESLWAEATPLL